A region of Pedosphaera parvula Ellin514 DNA encodes the following proteins:
- a CDS encoding sugar phosphate isomerase/epimerase family protein, with translation MNLNRRKFLTVSALAGIVSATTPRPVQAVTLPDPSTKARLRLSCQDTVAPGKTIAEKLDFLEANGFEAFEPHGKNLLEIADELQKAMQGRKIKIGVICGGMQGSLISDDEAVRSKAMDSIKEVLTAAGALGATGMVMVPARPNQTKLEHWEARELLVKVLPEIGEHAQKVGMHMLLEPLNRKECHFLRQVADGAAICRDVNHPGIRVMGDFWHMTFEETSDMAAFVAGGKYLRHVHMASRKSRKMPGEDAGDNYVDGFKGLKLIGYQDLVSFECGLKGDRSKALIAAAKLLREQWEAA, from the coding sequence ATGAACCTGAATCGCCGTAAATTTTTGACCGTTTCCGCGTTGGCTGGAATCGTTAGCGCCACCACTCCACGTCCCGTCCAGGCGGTGACTTTGCCCGATCCCTCGACGAAGGCGCGGTTGCGTTTGTCGTGTCAGGATACGGTTGCGCCCGGAAAAACCATTGCCGAAAAACTCGATTTCCTGGAGGCCAACGGCTTCGAAGCTTTTGAACCGCATGGCAAGAATTTGTTGGAGATCGCTGATGAACTGCAAAAGGCAATGCAAGGCCGGAAGATCAAGATAGGCGTCATTTGCGGCGGCATGCAGGGAAGTCTTATTTCGGACGACGAAGCAGTTCGCAGCAAAGCCATGGACAGCATTAAAGAGGTACTGACCGCCGCCGGCGCTTTGGGAGCGACCGGCATGGTCATGGTGCCTGCCCGGCCCAATCAAACCAAGCTCGAGCATTGGGAAGCCCGCGAGTTGCTCGTCAAAGTTCTGCCTGAAATTGGCGAGCACGCCCAAAAAGTCGGCATGCATATGCTGCTCGAACCGCTCAACCGCAAGGAATGCCATTTCCTGCGCCAGGTTGCCGACGGTGCCGCCATTTGCCGTGACGTTAATCATCCCGGCATCCGCGTGATGGGTGATTTCTGGCACATGACGTTTGAGGAAACCAGCGATATGGCCGCATTTGTTGCCGGCGGCAAATATCTCCGGCACGTTCACATGGCCAGCCGCAAGAGCCGGAAAATGCCCGGCGAAGACGCGGGCGACAATTACGTGGACGGCTTCAAGGGGCTCAAGCTCATCGGCTACCAGGACCTGGTCTCCTTCGAATGCGGTCTCAAAGGTGATCGGAGCAAGGCCCTCATTGCCGCAGCCAAACTCCTGCGCGAGCAGTGGGAAGCCGCCTGA